A window of Carassius gibelio isolate Cgi1373 ecotype wild population from Czech Republic chromosome A3, carGib1.2-hapl.c, whole genome shotgun sequence genomic DNA:
ATAGGTGAAACACAACAAGCTTTCCTGATTTCACTGTACACATGCTAAAAGTTGGGAATTTATCAAACATGAATAAACTTTCTGCCCAGGGATTATTGCAATTGGTTcccattttttccccccatttacATTTGGACTAACAGTTCTTGTCGATTCAGAATAAATTCAATTCAGTATCTCAGTTATATCGGAGGCCAGGTGCACTTGAAAATGTGCATTTCGTACAAATAAAAGGTGATTAATCATCACATAACAGCCTCTGTTAAGAACTCGTAGACACTAGTTATACAGAAACGTCCTCTTGATGCTTCCCGGGATGCAGAACAGCACGACCACCGTGATATGTGATTCAGTCTTACTGAATGTCTGGCATTTTATTGCGAGTGCCAACACAGCGCTACAGAAGGAGGAGAGAGTCCGAGTACGACGAATAAATGGCCGAACATTCACACGCACAAATTCATCCTGATCGTCCACAGCTGACGACTCCGtggctttctttctttcactgctGGATGGTGAAAAAAAGAGGCTTCTTTGGGACTCTTACACTTCTTAACGACTTccataatttgtatatttttttctcctcataGTGGTTCTTCCCAGATTTGGATGGAAAGTAAATCGACAACAGGTAAAAGAACAAAACGAGATCTCAGAAAGAAGAGAGATTGTTCATCACTAGAAAACTGAAAGAAAGGGTACCACGTCTTTCCCCCTTGGCCATTCAAAGTCTCAGTGAGTATATTCCCACCCCGTTAAACTGTGTATCCTCGTCCCGTTTACCCCGTGTCTCCCCCCGCCGCAGAGTCTCATCTCTGGCCATGCAGGGCTGACATGACGGGCGTCTGCTGGCCGCTGGTGGGCTGGGAGACGGGTGGCCACGTGGGCGGCTGGTGCAtgtgatggtggtgatgatggaGCATGTGGTGGCCTGTGGGAGAGGACGGCGGCAGCCAGACCGGCTGGTGGTTGGGGGGCGAGGAGGCCCAGAAAGAGCCGAATCCCTGTGCGGAGGAGTGTGGAGGAGGAGAACACGGCATAGACATCTGGGCTGAAGCGCCCGCCCCGCTACATTCAGACGTCCGCAGCTTGGAGAACATCGTGATGGCATCGGGGAAGTTGGGCGGCGTGGCAGGAGTGTTGCGTGGAGTGCACATCTAAACAAATGGAAACACAGCTCAGTTTATTCAATGCTATGATGGTCAATGGCATACTGGAGTGTAAATTATTAAACATGTACCAAGCAAATAGTTTTTTAAACGAGGCTTTCCTTTGTTGGAAAGTAGAATCATTTTCAATTTTAACTTAAAGATCCAAATGAATTAATAGAGAAATTAACAAGCTCATCATTGAAAAAGTGTATCTGAGGTGATCGTATGTATGaactacatttatgcattttgattACGTTTAACATAAGACTAGGCTTGGGTATAGAGTATCAATTGGAAGTTTCGATTCCTAGTCCTCCGCTGCCTCTTTCTCCTATTTATGCGTTCAAGCTTCTTCTACACTCAGTGAACGTGTTTTCTCCACAGCAGGAGATAATAAAGTTATCGGTCCAGAACACTCACGCATCCTGCCTGAGAAGGCAGATATGATCATTTTCCTAAACAAGAACAGTTTCTGATTTTATACTGTACCTGCTGCTAATCTATACTGGGTTTTACAAGTTGTTTCTTATTGTAggaccctatgatttccgcgatgcagaaaacgcggagggaatcgcggaatccagtcataaaaatggaatttacagtttaacgcggaatgtcacagaatttgcctaattttgaatgaattcatcaaaagttggtcattgcacttacatcaaatagcgatatggactagtatctgtaaatattaagccggaaaagtctatttaaatatgaatcctgcatgttctgcgtgtctgtgttaatgaatagcgcagaagcgcgtcttcatcaCACACAcggaagcgcgcgtgacgctcgcggtgatttcggAGTCTGTCGTCTctctaaataagtaaaaataataataataaaaaagtaaaaagaacaGTTAATAGAATTAAAATTGATGACAAAGGTCAGACTATTTCCTTCAGAAAGACCGTTGGTTAGCtagatcatttaaaatatcctAAACTTTTTCTGACCCTGCCTCTTAAAAGTATCGGAATCGAGAATCGTTAGGAACCGGAATCGAAACAACGAATCAAAATCAGAATCGGAATAGTtcaaattcaaacgatacccaaccctagatAAGACTTATCACATTATTGGCCTACGTAAAAGGCAGAATATTTCTTCGGTTAGTCAAGATGACCTGCACCAAAATCAGGCGTCCTACTATAGCTTTAACGCCTTTTATGATCGAATAAccttttcattataaaaatgacatttttcacAAGTAGTTTGGAAAGTATGAGAACAACATTCATATAATAGTTGTCTCAAAGCGTTGTGTCCCATGTGAGGTTTATAATTATATCCCACACAGATATATATGTTAGGAATAGGTGAGGCTTTATAGGACTCTTAAATGGAAGCATGTGCCTGCTGCACGACAAGACAAGAGGGCTTCTGAACACCGATGTGCTGAGCATCAGTCCCATGATTCCCATAAAGTGAGAGTTTGGTTTACACTGGAGCTCTCAGCCTCTCTTTGCCATCCGTGTGTTATGAAGGAAAGCAGGCCACATACTTGACAGCAGTTTCAGCTGCTGATAACTGCTCcggtgataacacacacacacacacacacacacacacacacacacacacacacacacacacacacacacacagatcaggtGACTGAAGGGTTTGTCAGCAGAAGAGTTTATTGAGTTTGATTTAGTTAGAGCAGCTCTGAAGCCGGTCAAACAGATGAACACACATTAAGTAGGTCATCCAGACTCAATGAGGATATAAACACTCAAAAAGGTCACAACTACACCCAcctcagtgtttatataaatgcagcAATAAAACACTCTTTTCAGAAATCACCTCACCTCATTAATTGTTAAGAGTTAGTTACGCTATTTTGGTTTTTCAGCACGGTTACGGCAATATTTAAGTAACAGTATTTTTTcttaaagagatactccaccccaaaatgtttttttttttcatgaatcacTTACCTCTATGCATTTCCAAactcataaaagctttgttcatcttaaaaatatttgttcgatattttggatgaaaaccgagaGGCCTGAGAcggtcccatagactgccaagtagaTTATacggtcaaggtccagaaaagtatgaaaagcatcatcaaaatGTCCATttgtcatcagtggttcaaccgtaaggTTATGAAGCCACgcaaatactttttgtacgcgaataaagcaaaaataatgactttattaaataatttgtatcctctgtgtctctccacatcagcgTTTTGGAGAACATCTGCTGAACGCAAAATGCGTACCTCTGTCTTAGCTGCGACAAGGTATGATTTCTACGTATAttaatgctttgatttgaactaaaGCAGTGCAGCGCATCAGACACAAAAGAGCATACACAGTCTATGTTCAGTGAATGTTCTCCGAAGTGGTCATGTGGAGAGgagagaaattgttgaataaagtagtttctttttgttttctttgtgtacaaacaGTATTcccgcttcataacgttacggttgaaccactgatggcagatggagtattctgacgatgcttttcataccttttctggaccatgacagtgttatttacttggcagtctttgGGACAGTCGCAAGCCTCACTGTTTtcttccaaaatatcttaaatgtgttctgaagacgaacaaagtttcaacgggtttggaacgacatggggggtaaatgattaatgacaacattttcattttggggtggagtaaccctttaaccaTGCTCGACAAAAACACAAATGTGGTGAACTGCaaatcaattaaaacatttacatacttAAAAGTCATAGCTTCAATGTACTTTTTAATGTAGCTAACTACCTTTTgtagtgtagtttttttttcagaataatgaaTTAGAAATAATCACAATACAGTACTAGTTCACATTCAAAACTTTAATTTGACTGCCATATTGAGTGTCTCCACATGACGCTGCAGAGATCAGGTGGTAGGTACAAGTTGTAGCTCTCAGATGATTCAGTTTGCATGTTGTAATTACGAGTTGTACCTGAAGACTTTTACAAGTCGTAATCTCAAGATCACTGAGAAAGATAGAGAGATCACAGATAATAAAGGAATGTTCCACATCCAATACAAGTTAAGAGCTAATGTCACAAATGCCGTCAATAACCACAATGGAAAATAACTATGAGTTTAAAGTGTCACAGTACAGTAAAAATGCGATGTGAGCTGGCGAACAGCATGTATGTTTACGGACTTCAGGACGGAGGAGCGTGGAGTGTTTTGCTTTGAGACACTCTTTTCAAGAACAGTCATAACCGTGTGTGCCGGGCCCACAGACAGGAGCTCAGAGGACCTGTTTGAGGCCCGAGGGAGTTTCTATGGCACTGCACCgcctcgagagagagagagagagaaagagcaggcCCAGTTCAGCAGGTTCCTGGACAGGAAGACAGGTCCAGACTCGTGACTCTGGGCTCTACTGCCACAGCTGATCGGATTACA
This region includes:
- the LOC127945029 gene encoding UBA-like domain-containing protein 2, with the translated sequence MSVNMDELRHQVMINQFVLTAGCAADQAKQLLQAAHWQFETALSSFFQEANIPSHHQMMCTPRNTPATPPNFPDAITMFSKLRTSECSGAGASAQMSMPCSPPPHSSAQGFGSFWASSPPNHQPVWLPPSSPTGHHMLHHHHHHMHQPPTWPPVSQPTSGQQTPVMSALHGQR